In one window of Mercurialis annua linkage group LG4, ddMerAnnu1.2, whole genome shotgun sequence DNA:
- the LOC126677486 gene encoding probable leucine-rich repeat receptor-like protein kinase At5g63930 yields the protein MDYFYFNALVILLLVTLQHVNANPELRALMEVKSALDPTNKYLQSWTGDGDPCSGSFEGVACNEHRKVANISLQGKGLSGWVSPALAELKCLSGLYLHYNSLSGDIPKELGNLTELSDLYLNVNNLSGIIPPEISGMASLQVMELCCNQLTGSIPKEIGSLKKLTVLSLQYNRLTDQIPASLSNLQMLKRLDLGFNYLSGPIPTTLANAPQLQVLDVRNNSLSGTVPSALQKLNGGFQFENNNGLCGVGFSTLRACTAFDTLNVNQVKPFDSIKNTTAVKNNPVSAVIQAPCSQTKCSSSSKFREIWIVAGVITATILVICAAFLIIFFYRRRKQKIGSKSESSEARLSTDQAKEFHQSGASPLVSLEYSNGWDPFGDHRRIGIFEDHLNSFRFNLEEIESATHCFSEVSLLGKSSFSCVYKGILRDGSIVAIRSISITSCKSEEDEFVKGLNLLTFLRHDNLVRLRGFCCSRGRGECFLVYDFAPKGNLSRYLDLEESSHVLNWSTRISIVNGIAKGIQYLHSSEENKPPILHRRISVEKILLDRQFKPLIADSGLQKLLADDIVYSGLKTSAAMGYLAPEYVTTGHFTEKSDIYSFGVIVLQILSGQQVLSNSMRLAASSGRYEDFIDTKLEGNFSESEAEIIAKIALACTDEVPERRPAMETLIQEMNRIDAG from the exons atggATTACTTCTACTTTAATGCTCTAGTCATTTTATTACTTGTAACTCTGCAACATGTTAATGCAAACCCAGAGTTGAGAGCTTTAATGGAAGTAAAGTCAGCTTTAGATCCAACAAATAAGTACTTGCAGTCATGGACTGGTGATGGAGATCCTTGTAGTGGCTCATTCGAGGGAGTTGCCTGTAATGAACATCGGAAAGTGGCTAACATTTCATTGCAGGGAAAGGGTCTCTCCGGCTGGGTTTCACCGGCGCTGGCTGAGCTAAAATGCTTGTCGGGACTTTACTTGCATTACAATTCACTGTCTGGAGATATACCTAAAGAGCTAGGTAATTTGACTGAGTTGTCTGATCTTTATCTCAACGTAAATAATCTTTCTGGGATTATTCCTCCTGAGATCAGCGGCATGGCTAGTCTTCAAG TCATGGAACTATGCTGTAATCAGCTAACAGGGAGCATACCTAAAGAAATAGGGTCATTGAAGAAGCTAACTGTTCTTTCATTGCAATATAACAGACTAACTGATCAAATTCCAGCCAGTTTAAGCAACTTGCAGATGTTGAAAAGGCTTGACTTAGGATTTAATTACTTATCTGGTCCAATTCCTACAACATTAGCTAATGCTCCTCAGCTGCAAGTTCTTGATGTTCGTAACAATTCGCTTTCCGGAACGGTTCCATCTG CTTTGCAGAAATTAAATGGAGGGTTTCAGTTTGAGAACAACAATGGTTTATGTGGAGTTGGTTTTTCAACACTTAGAGCTTGCACTGCATTTGATACTCTGAATGTCAATCAAGTTAAACCGTTTGATTCAATCAAGAACACTACTGCTGTGAAAAATAACCCTGTGTCTGCGGTTATCCAAGCACCTTGCAGCCAAACAAAATGTTCAAGTTCATCAAAATTTCGGGAGATTTGGATTGTTGCAGGGGTTATTACAGCCACAATTTTGGTGATATGTGCTGCATTTctgattattttcttttatcgCCGTCGGAAACAGAAAATTGGAAGTAAATCTGAGTCTTCTGAGGCAAGACTGAGTACTGACCAGGCTAAGGAGTTTCACCAGAGTGGTGCCTCTCCGCTGGTGAGTCTTGAGTACTCCAATGGCTGGGATCCATTTGGTGATCATCGACGAATTGGAATCTTTGAAGATCATCTAAATAGCTTCAGGTTCAACTTGGAGGAGATTGAGTCTGCTACTCATTGTTTCTCTGAGGTGAGTTTATTAGGAAAAAGCAGCTTCTCATGTGTTTACAAAGGAATACTTAGAGATGGTTCAATTGTAGCGATTCGAAGCATTAGTATAACAAGCTGTAAATCTGAAGAAGATGAGTTTGTGAAGGGTTTGAACTTACTGACATTTCTCAGACATGATAACCTCGTTAGGCTGAGAGGGTTTTGTTGTTCTAGAGGCAGAGGTGAATGTTTTCTTGTCTATGATTTTGCGCCGAAAGGAAATCTGTCGAGATATCTTGATTTAGAAGAAAGCAGCCATGTTCTTAATTGGTCAACAAGGATTTCTATTGTCAATGGCATAGCTAAAG GTATTCAATATTTGCACAGCAGTGAGGAAAACAAACCGCCTATACTTCACCGACGAATATCAGTTGAAAAAATTCTTCTGGATCGGCAATTCAAGCCATTGATTGCAGACTCTGGTCTCCAGAAGCTTTTAGCAGATGACATTGTGTACTCAGGACTTAAAACAAGTGCAGCTATGGGATATTTAGCTCCAGAATATGTAACCACAGGACATTTTACTGAAAAGAGCGATATCTATTCATTTGGTGTGATCGTTCTCCAAATCCTCTCCGGTCAGCAGGTGCTTTCTAATTCAATGCGCTTGGCAGCTTCATCAGGCAGATATGAAGACTTTATCGACACCAAACTCGAAGGAAATTTTTCCGAATCAGAAGCTGAAATAATAGCAAAAATTGCACTTGCTTGCACAGATGAGGTGCCGGAGCGCAGGCCGGCAATGGAGACTCTGATTCAAGAAATGAACAGAATTGATGCTGGTTAA
- the LOC126677487 gene encoding putative transferase At4g12130, mitochondrial has translation MHRFKSILHRSYHHHTLDKTTAASHLKSRSVIRFSGPETVKFLQGLLTNDIRKFDETPSETTSFLPTPNTPSVSVPPMYATLLTPQGRFLYDLFLYRPARADEKLDRTGSGPGSDSGKSIELLADVDTSVLDEILHTFKRYRLRSKVEIENLSEEFSCWQRFGGSLVEKSKVTEEPDAGSVGWGSGVDRVAMSSAQGNGNGWQWFKDPRLHCLGFRGIFPSNTTPPLVESDTETDEKNYLLWRIENGVAEGSTEIPKGEAIPLEYNFAGLNAISFDKGCYVGQELVARTHHRGVIRKRLLPLIFVDDSGEEVEQMVAPGSEVIDTASGKKVGSVTTALGCRGLGVLRVDEAFKGGSGSLAIQGQDDIRVEAVRPKWWPAEWFPEHQQSSAAA, from the exons ATGCACCGTTTCAAATCAATCCTCCACCGCAGCTATCACCACCACACACTCGACAAAACCACCGCTGCTTCCCATCTAAAATCCCGGTCCGTTATCCGGTTCAGCGGTCCAGAAACAGTAAAATTCCTTCAAGGCCTCTTAACAAATGACATAAGGAAGTTCGATGAAACACCCAGCGAAACGACGTCATTTTTGCCTACTCCAAATACACCTTCCGTTTCTGTACCGCCTATGTACGCCACACTTTTAACTCCTCAAGGGAGGTTTCTGTATGATTTGTTTCTATATAGACCCGCACGCGCGGATGAGAAGCTTGATAGAACCGGGTCTGGACCTGGGTCGGACTCTGGTAAGTCCATTGAGTTGTTGGCCGATGTGGATACTTCTGTTCTTGACGAGATATTGCACACTTTTAAAAG ATACCGTTTAAGGTCTAAGGTTGAGATTGAAAATCTGTCTGAAGAATTTTCTTGCTGGCAGCGGTTCGGTGGGAGCCTTGTTGAAAAATCCAAAGTTACAGAAGAACCGGATGCTGGAAGTGTTGGCTGGGGATCCGGTGTTGATCGTGTTGCCATGTCATCTGCACAAGGGAATGGTAATGGATGGCAATGGTTTAAGGATCCCAGATTACATTGTCTTGGTTTCCGGGGAATCTTTCCGTCTAATACAACAC CACCTTTGGTTGAGTCTGATACAGAAACGGATGAGAAAAATTACCTGTTGTGGAGAATAGAGAATGGAGTTGCTGAAGGATCGACCGAGATTCCGAAAG GTGAAGCAATTCCCCTTGAATACAATTTTGCTGGTCTAAATGCGATAAGTTTTGATAAGGGTTGCTATGTGGGCCAAGAGCTTGTTGCTCGTACGCACCACAGGGGGGTAATCCGCAAGCGTTTGCTTCCTTTAATATTTGTAGATGATAGCGGAGAAG AGGTGGAGCAAATGGTTGCTCCTGGCTCAGAAGTGATTGACACTGCATCAGGCAAGAAAGTTGGGTCTGTGACAACTGCACTTGGTTGTCGAGGGCTAGGTGTTCTACGCGTGGACGAAGCATTCAAAGGTGGGTCGGGTTCCTTGGCTATACAAGGACAGGATGATATAAGGGTTGAGGCTGTTAGACCAAAATGGTGGCCAGCTGAATGGTTTCCAGAGCATCAACAGTCCAGTGCAGCTGCTTAG